A region of the Carya illinoinensis cultivar Pawnee chromosome 16, C.illinoinensisPawnee_v1, whole genome shotgun sequence genome:
ATATCACCTCAAAACTGTTACTATAGCGATAACAATATTAATCATGTTAACATGGACATGAACTGGGCTGCGACGTCAAGTGATCATGATATTCAGGTGGCCGCCACTGATCATCTTTCATCATCCCTCTCAGCATGGCCTTCTAGCCTTCAGCTAAGCTCTGGACTCTCGATGAATTCCTTGCTCCTTAAGGCATTACAGCTTAGAAGTTATCAGCAAAGAGAAGCTACAAAAACTCATGACTACTCGTACATGATGCCACAAGCTGGTCATGGGTTTTCTCAGTTTGGAAGCTGGGATCATGATTCAAGTAGTACTACTCCAAATTTGCAGGCCTCAAGTTCATCTAAAGTATTGGAATCTGTGCAGCAACAGCAGCAGTACTCGGAGCAATTATTAATGGACTCCATTTGGTGATCAAGCAGCCAACCTCAAGTACTTAATTTGAGaactaattttaatttgttgttaCAAAACTTTGATCTCATGACTTATGATCATAACCCTGGAACTCTTATACAATATTGTTAATGCTGTTTCAAGGGGCTAAGCCCATGCCAATAATGTTATTGTATCTTAGTTATTTGCTCAGTTGGTTGGTGTCTAGTCGACGTTATAATTATAAGATGTTAAAATAGGGAAACTTCCCAGCTCTTATGTTTTGTGGTAATTAAGTTGGTCAAGTTCAATGGAAAACGGGGGAAAGTACTATATAGTACTCCTTAATTTGATATGTTGTattccaattatatatatatatacatatatatatatatatatatatatataaacccccAAGGTTTATGGTTTATGAATTTTTAATCTcgataataaaatcaattttacaaatgcgacaataataaatatgagtataggTTTAGAATTAgaatctcaataataaaaatataagtatattcagAAATATCAATACTATAacccaataataataaatttataattttaaaataaagtctAAACAGGTTATTGCAGGTTGATTTCAGGTTAAGCAAGTTGACATGTTATCGACATGTTTATTAATCGTGTCTTAGTGGGTCAATCCATTTTGACCCAAACCCATTTATATTAAACTAAAACCCACTAATTTCATATCATATTCATGTTTGACTCATAGGTTATGTCACATATTACCATCCTTAAATACTATGTAGTACTCCTTAATTCGATGTTATATTCCAATTATATACATAAACCCCTAGGTGTTGCTTTATGAATTTATAATCTCGACAAAGGGAGATCCTAATGCATGGGTTGGTTTTGAGTGAATAGAAATAAAGAATTAGAATGGAGATTGATAGTCAGTATGATACTTGACTAATATAAAGTAAAGAGTCGTTCTATTCTCAAGCTGGTGTAGAGCACATCATTCACATCACTTAAAtggtaaattttaatttataatattcaaattttaaaacttttcttttaaataaaattatgttatgtaAATACTTTACTGGGTCTATGTATGCATGTGCTGATCTACACATTGACTTtagaatagaatttttataaagtaaatatatatatgtgtgtgtgtgtgtgtgtgtgtttatagataaatactttagtcataaagagattaagaaaattaaactcacaaattgatatgacttgatgcagtatgtcagattgtaaaattacttttattataaaatagaacgAACAGATCCTGTATATGAAACTAcgtaaatttataagtttattttatttactctcTTTGTGTATATATAGCACTTCTTGTTTATATATGGTCGAATTGGTTTGGAAAAACTTTACACAATGATATGAACTCTCATTGTCTTTTACTTTTCATGGAGCACTTGATCTTAATTTCCCACCAACATTAATCAAATGCAAATAAGAGTCCCGTTAATTGTTTCGActtaattaaaacaatattgGTTTTATGGAAAACAAATTTTAGCAAATTACTTAAAACAAATGTTTTTCTCTAATTTGGTTCTCATGACTTGAGATTATTTTTTGCAAAACGCTTCTTATTATTTTGTGCGTATAATCTtttatgtaaatataatttttcgtgttatatatatacaagatgtagtattaatatatgcatcaatttataattctataataattttaatttatagataaactttttatctataaattagtgttatatataaactttttatatttatattataagtttaaatgcaaaattagtatatatgtaaattgctatttgtgcattttaattGGACTTTTAATTTACTCTATgtgcttttaatatatatatatatatatatatatattgatgtagCTAGTCCTTAATTTACGTAGAAATTAAACTTATATTAGTTATGCTGgcttcataaaaataaaaatatacaaaaacgcaaaacttagaaaaattttaaaataaaaatttaaaacagaaGAAACCAATAGAACatataaaaactcaaaaatattataacttttaaaaaatataaaatagagaaTAGAAAACATGTagcaatataaaattaaaaaaaaataaaaagttgaaacaaaaataatattaaacttaaaatcccaaaattatacacaaaacacgaaaaaaaattcaaaattttcaaattctaatataaaaataatcttaaaaatttatattctaaccatattttaattttataatatttttattcatttattttcttcaaaaatttcataaaacataacttaaattatttcactaatattcataaaatattttaatgctttttacatatttctcaacatctaaatgagAAGACCTAATTAGAGTAGATTACCTAATTTGAATGTTGAActgagttgagttctttataaataataataagttgagaGAGTGGGGTGAGTTTTGTAAGGTCtacctaaaatgagtttagatgtatttaaatattaagataaatttaaaattaagtatttaaatattagatttaacttaaaattagattaaactgAATTAATCTTATGTCCTTATTTTACTCCTTGTTGTTGAGTCGGCCCATGGCCTTTTATTGCATGAGTTACTCTTCTTGTTTGAGTCGGCCCATGGCCTTTAATTACTCTTGTTTTTACTGCTTTTAGCTTGTACTGGCCCATCGTCCGAAGAACGAGATAGTCACTTACGGATTCTTGGCAACAGGATGCGTGTTAAGATATGATTACCTTaaaatatgatatgaaattaatttatttagtttgatGTTAAtgaatttagataaaaatagaTTGATCTGTTAAgacataatttataaatagattaatcTACTTAATCTGAAATCAATCCTAtttgtttagattttattttaaaattataattttattattattaaattgtaatattgatattttttaatatgcttataattttattattattattattattattattttaattttaaatctatcctcatatttttttattatagaggttgtaatattaattttattatttgttaaaatttaaaagatattgATAGTTTTTATTAGTAGgtactcttattttaaaatattatggctataaataaatataaattttaactcatatgaaattttttattaataaggtTAAATAGATTATATGTGTTAGTTCAATTAAGTTAtatgaaattaatttaaatgagttatatcgtattaatgtatttttaattaattattaaactgaTCAAAATAAGTGACACGACACGATTTGTTATTTGATTAAGTTGAggtaaagtttaaaaattactCATATTTAACTTATCAAATCGGATTCAAGTTAATTTAGGTGTGATTTGGAtttagagatgaaataaaataattttagatgagttaaataaaatattattattattatttttaaatttaaaaaaattaaattatttattatattttattattttaatattttatgataagacGTGAGATGAGGTGAAATAGAAATGGTTACCAAACGAGTCCTTATATACtcgaatatttatgattttgacAGGTAACTGGATTAGCCACCCTTTGGCAGTATATGCGTTGTGGTGGAATATTGTAGAACTGGCATTCGAGAAGTAATCAAATTCTATATTTCCTCATTTACACTTCTTCTTTCTGGAGGTCTTCGAGCTTTCCTGGTTCTTTATCTGTGATAAGATTTAAGGCCATTCTTCATAGCCCTCGAATCCATCTAGGAGTTCATGCCTTCAGATCTTGCTATCCCAATCATCCTGTGATATGCGGAACCTTGGTTTCGGGGTGATTTAATCTCAAATACCTGCTAGCTCGAGTCTCTGCACATTAGCATTGAGGTCCTGCCATCTCAGTAGTCTTCTGACTCTTTCATTGCCTTTTTCCATATCACCCTTTTTCGCTGtaattttagttttgtttctttGCTTTCGCTTGTCTAACTCTATGGCAGAACAAAAACGCTGTAGAAAAGGctctgaattaattttttttttttttttttttttttattgtgcgTCGAGGTATTGTTATGTTTTTCTTGTAAAGGCTATGAAGGTTGGTTAGGGATCCCCTTGGTTGAAATCTAATTAACCAATATCTCGTTCTGTTAATGGAGTCAGTTTTCCCTTGAAAATAGTTAGATGGGcaagaaaatttatattataacttaaAGGGTTACTAAAGATTGAACGTTGTGTTAGCTTTGATTGGAAGGGTTTCTGTTCTTAAGCACAATCACCGTTTTTCCTCTTTAACCCTgcatttatgataaattttactttttgaaataaaagagCCTGTAACTGAATATTACTCGTAAATAAAAAGGCTTGAGTATAGAATTTTTTGGAATTTTCTCTTTCCCGAAACAACGATCAGTTTTCTTGTCAGCTAGAGCTCCCACCCGTTAAGGGCTATGCCCAATATCTCCATTAGATTCAAAGGTCAAGGCATTGGGGGTACTcttctctgctctctctctctctctctctctctctctctctctgagttttGTCAGTGCTCCATCCTATATTGCACAATGCCGCTGCATCACAACCCCTCATCGTTTCATGTTACCCACAGAGAATTTTAGTTAATTTGTATTTCCTGTAAATCTCAAATGATTATGGAGTTGTTATTGGGTGTCAATTCATATGATTTCCTCTTTGCAATTTGCAAGAACTCATTATTTTAGCTATTGAGTTGTTTGGTCTTCGGTAAGAGATGACTATATTAATCTATGTTGTTGAGATATTTGATTGAATTACTGTGGGTTTTTGAGTTTGAATGAATTCTGGATTGCACGATTGGTTGTTGATGAAATCAAAATGTCACTGAAGTTTTCTTGAGAATAAAACTATCGTGTAAGAGGAATAGGAATAATAATGCCCCAACATGATATACTTTTAGAGTAATTGTAATTTTgttatatttgaaataaaaggcTTTGTTCCTGCTAAAGCTGGGGTAATTTCTGTTCTGTATAGAAGTTTCGCTTCTGTGTTTGAATTTCTACATTATATGTAGATTTATTTAGAGaccatatgtatatgtatgataTCTGATCTATAGCACTGCACAGAAAAGAGTCCTTCCCTCTATGTACATAAGCCCTTTGATTTTAAGGAGCATCCTAATTTCAGATGTACACGCATTATGCATATGCAATACGTTTATTATATGACTGGAAGCATATTGCTAGAATGCTATCTTGTTATCTGTCTTCATGGTCATGTTGTTGCGAAGTTCCTTATGCTGGCTGTTTTGTTAATAGAGGGGGCTTTTTTCTTCAGTGAAGAAAAATTTAAGTAAATTATGATGTAATCTTTTTTCGGTGATTGGTTCCCCCACAGAATACCAAGTCCATAATATTCAATCCTTGATCCTGTAGGAttgcaaattattatttttttttattggcacggggtgtccaagaacaacgtcccgactaatcccgggggtgcacagACCTTAGCAATTGTACCTCAGGTAATTCAGGGGAAAAATTCACAGTCCAATGGTCCATAAAGATTGTTTGTACCCAAAAAGATTCGAACCTTAGACCttagagggagcataccaccaagaccaaggtctttaccacttgagtgAACTCATGGGAGTTTGTAGGATTGCAAATTATGTAGGCCAGGCATATTAGCATTTCAACATctaacagtttttgtttttatttttatatttataaaaaattggggcttttcttaataattcttaaaatttcaaaattattttataaaatttttaataacatAGCCGATGTGAATTTTTATGTGATATGTGGCATGTTGAATTCTAATCACTGATAAGTggattgttaaatatttttaataaggaTCTAATGGAACGACTTGATTGAAAAATCTaaaagttcaaagaataaaatgttaaagttgacagttctttttattttgagtcATCAATTTGGTGTTGATTTTGTAGTTATAGTTATATGGAAGAGCAGTTCATACTCAGAGTCCCACCATCTATTGCAGAGCGATTAGACCTACTTCTTAGTGAAAGTGAAAATGCATCATCTTCGGAAGACAAATCATTGGATTTGACCTTTTCTGGTGAGGAACATCGAGTTAAACTGCTACTTTTTGCAAACCATTGCACTTTACTTAATTGCAACATATATATTTGCAGCGTTCCTGTTCTCTCCAGAACTTCAAATCCacttctttctttgttgtttcgattctctattatatatatatatatatatttttttattttattttagagttATATCTTTTATGTTGTTAAGTGTgttttgtaaatagatttttgtggGAGTTCTTAACTGTGACCTACCTTCTTGGTATGCTTGTGAACTTAAAAACTTATTATGTTGCAGAGGATGGGAGGAGCGGGACATTTGTCATTGCCAATGACCATTTCCCTGCATCTCTCTTGGATCTTCCTTCTGTTGTGGAATCATATAAAACATATGATGACAGTGTGTTGATCAAGACTGCAGACATTGGCCAGGTAAAATGTTCTTTAGTGTTATATGATTGACAAGGAcatcaaatatttattcatttgtaATTCTTCTTTATTGTCTGCTGGTTGTAACAGATGATTATGGTTAGAGAAGCAGGTGATCCTGCTCCAGACATGGTGGAGTACAGACATGGTCTCACCCCTCCTATGAGGGATGCTCGAAAGCGGAGATTTCGCAGGGAGCCAGATCTAAATGTATTAAATAAGTCATTGCAAAGCTTTGCTAACAAACATAACAGGAAGATTGTGatggagaaaaaggaaaaaagaaaaaataatctgTGCTATCACTTCGGCATATGGACGatcattttgagaaatatggctctttttcatttgttatCTTGTAATTGCAAAGTATCATTTATTGAAAAGGAAAGGCTTTTGTAGTTTGGAAGTTGCATTTACAAATATAGTTTACGTctagatattaaaataaaaacatgaaatCTGTATTCTAATAAAAAGTCACCAAGTCTATTGAAATTGGAACTTAGTGAACCCTACAGTTTCTTAGGATGTTAGTTTGTAGCTTTCCTTTCATTGCCCTTTTCCAATTTGATGTTTGTAATGACTACAACTATATTATGTTCTCCAGCCTGAGCTTGTACAGCGTGTCTTGAAAGATCTAGTGAAGATCAGTGCCGGTTCAACAGCCGACAATGTTGATATCCTTAATATGTTATGTGCTTTTCACTTTATTGATGTTACTTGCAAACTTTTTCCTTGATTGATATTGCTTGTTGCATGATTTTACAAGCAGAAAAATAGTCTGTGCTTGGGCAGtgcctattcttggtaataaaatctcttattagttataaaaaaaaagtctgCTCTTGAATGCACCAAGGGTGGTGGCTCAATGGTCCTTAGGTTACTCCCAAGTGGTTTGGCATGTACTACGTATTGGGTTCGAATTCGAATATGGATTCACCTTAGACTAATACTATTAGCCACAAAGATTTATTGAATTCTCTAGCGGGGTTAGGATCTAAGCTATGGTTCAAACCCTTCTTGAGGGAGCGCCTGCAGCTTCCTGCCGTCTGGGCCCCTCTTGTCCGGATCCCAAAAGGTAGGGTAATACTACTTTGGTCACGCTAAGGTAGGGAAACCATCTCTGGTTGCCCCCTCCTACCCTTTTttgctcattaaaaaaaaaaaaaagtagaacatTGGTTTAAGATTCCAATGAATGATTGGGGTAGCAATTGAACTAATGACTGCAGTGTTCAATTTGAATTCAGAGACACATGGAGGGTGAAgaaaggtattttttttttttaattcaattggAAGTCTGTTACGATGCTTTTGTATCTTTGTTTCACCCCCCAAGATCTAACATGTCTCTAAGCTGAGTGTGTTAGCTCAAGGATTTGTTACATCGTTGTTTCAGTGGAAAACATGAGTGCAAATTGAGGTTTTCCTTGTTGTGAATCGTATGATAAGTCATAGTTGAAAATGTAAGACAGTTGTATTGGCAGCTGTAGTGATGCAGAGACTTCCACTGCTTTTTGTGGATTGATTATTCCTTGATTAAGTGGCTCACATGCTGAAACAGCTGAACGAGAGGAAGATGGAGACGGAAATGCTCGTGATGTGAGTAAAATACCTGCACCTGCACCCGTTGCTAAGGCCAATGCCCCTGAGGCTGGAACAAATGCTGGGCAGAATGACAGAAGCGACTCTGATGAATCTGATGACTCAATCTGACTTGAAGCCTCTTCTAGAATTGAAAAGGTGTTTAGGACTAACAAGAGCTGTAACCTGTTGTTCCTGCTTAGTTTGGAGTATTTTCTTGAGTTTGCAAGCTCTATTTGTTAGTTAATTTACTGAATATTTAGCTATATGGTGTTTATCATAAATAACTTCTGCAATTTCTTCTAGAATTGGTGTTGGACAGTGTCAAATACGTTGGCAAACTAGAGCATTGCCCGACTCTTCACCTACTTTATGTTTTCCCTTAACCTATGTGGTCAGAATTTCTTCAGTTCAGTAAGAAATTAGGGCGTTGGGAATGCTAATCTGCCTGGCCTGGCCTACAGAATTGGGCTTACTCCTGTTGGTGAATATGAAAGCTCCCCCTCTTGTAAGCCTATTGAGTCTGCAGCCTGTGATGGGATTGCTTGGAGTGGGAAGGTTTAGAAGATTAGATGAAGGTTTCAGACTAATTTTATTTTCGAGTCAGTGTGGACATCTTCCCCAACACTGATATTGCATGATTAATttgcaaaataaatttaaaaatttgaatattaaaatcaaatctGTAAATGGTACGAGTGATATGCTCTCTGTACCAGCTAACATGTAAAAGAATTCAGAAGAGTAAGCTTTAGAGTTTAGACGTATCAatttatagtttatttttttttttacctaacaCTCTTCATTTAAGAACCTAAACTAATATCATCTGTATGAACCAACAGGAATTAAAAGTACACAATTCTTCCTCATAAATGTAAATTGGCTCTATGCATAAATGAACTCATACCATGCATGAAACAAATACTGGGAGAATATGCACCTTCAGTGAGAGTGGCTAAAGGCTTAAATAGTTTAGATAAGGACTGGTTTGGGAAGTAAgaggagatgaaaattttataaatagtaataaaatagtttgtgaatagtagtgagatagtttgagttaagtattttttgggttttgagaaatgagagaaaaaatgttgaattaataaaaaaattataaaattaaaatattgttagaatataattttataatataattttcatttggggatttgaaaatgttgaattattttttatttagaagtttgggaaagttgtaataattagtttgaaaatgtttgtatttgaattatatttggggaatgagatgaaatgagatgagatttttgcgATGACATTTATTTCTAAACAAGCAAACTGGGCCAAAGTTTCCAGGAGAGTTTGGGTAGGGAGTTAAGATCAAataagttgaaatgaaagttgaataaaatatttttataatattattattagtttgagatttgaaaatgttgaattatttcttatattttgtgtaagaatttgaaaaaaaaaaaatataatgattagatgagatgagtttagatgaCTATAAGTGTGACAAAACCTGGGATGGGGATTATCATATCTAAAAACTATGAATGAGTCTGAtcattgatttttaaatatcataaaaataataatatggtaAATGCTActtcaaaaaattcaataacTATTAATAGGTATGAGTTACAATGGTCGCAATTTCTATAACCTGTAATCAATTATAGAGATTGTAAGATGGTAAATCATGTTAGTCCATTCATCATTTCTTGTATGACATAAATGGACatgtaaattataaataataaattataacgAACCAgcccaataattttaaaattagaatattaataatttttattgagtctaaattatattaaataggcTATATTGCATAAGCTCATGAACGATAAATTATTAAGATtgattagaagttttaattagactcaataactatattaaatcttatttattatttattaaacgaGTTAGActttttttagactttaaaGATCGGCtattagaaattaattttaatgtaaaatcatcaataatTGAAGTCTCCTATGCAGTCTCAGTCACGATCAATCCTATATTGAATGAActaataaatcatatttttaaattcaaactcccTTCTTAAATGATCGTGACCAAGTCCAACTCAAACTTATTGAAACCCTCTCCCAAACATCTTTATAAATATCTTCCATTATGTGCGTTATttagaaaaatcataaaatagtGCAGTAGCCAAACCCATAAAGGGAAATTAGTCACACTCCAGAAATATCGGATTAGTACTACAAGGTAAGTAGCTTGGTCATAAGTTAGAATTAACATACATtagctaattatatatattattattaaagcagTTCTTTAGAAGCTAGTATTCATGTACCACACGTCATAATATTAGCAAGCActcattcatcatgtttcattctaaatattatagttatatatatatatatatatatatatatatatatattatgcatctcATACATCTCACATTGCATAAGACATGtaagtttttttataatcaaGTGTAAGAAAAGATCATACCAGTTAATGAGATGACAATTCAGATACATAATACCAATGCAGTTTTAGGGTGGATATGCAAGCCACAAACTCAAGCGTGGTTTACCGTAGTATGCCAGAATACTATCAGGGCTCCCCTTGCGACCGCGAGTTGTGGAGCTCGTGCACAACCTCGCACACAGGATTAAGTGTGTTGGCTAGTCAGATCAGTCAATAAAACAAATCGGTTAGTTAATTCAATACAATGATCATGACTTTAAGTTTTCAGTATGAAAACCTTATCTTAAGAATGTTTACGCTATAATGAGTTTCTTACaaagtcatcgactcattttagtttgttttatatttttaaatcactcCAGGTCAGAATATTATGAAGGTACAACTGCAAGATGAGACTTAGTCCAGGGAGGCATAATAATGGCTTAGATCATGTACAtaaattttaagttatgattttttatagcaTAGACTtcgagaaattttaataaatgattatGTGCACTCTCTCATTTAtgatttcaatattttaatacaaaacaacttttttattataagaaatttttatacTTGGTGCTTCCattagaacaaaagaaaaatattttaaatcaagttTAATAGTAGTATTTCGACTCCTGAGaatttctaaaattgactttatTATTAACCGTGGGAGAGCGAGGAGTTACATTGATATATTCAAGTAATTTGATGTCACTTCAAATTAAATCAATGGTTTTCGGGGCCTAAGccaaacttatatataataatgattaTTTGAGTGTACATGTAaatttatgtgtatatattatgcaatttgttatttatagttataaaaaatataattatagatgTAATTCCATTTCATATTTACTCAACATATGTATACCAAATAATTATTATCAAATTAGACAATTGGtcatattaaaattttcaatttaagtAGATAAGAAATGTGCATCCTTttctcattcttttatttttttcattgagaaaaaataaaccGATAGAAAATAATTTGGAGAAGAACTAAGAATAACAAATTCTAAGACcctaaaaatgacattttaaatttagaaaaatgaagacttctgagctttttttttttttttttttcctctttcttgtaTGCACATGTATAGATATTCAAATTACGTATACGCCAAAATCATGGGGGTTTTTTAACCTTATCTGTTCAAATTTCATAGATTTTTGGTatctatttttaactttttcaacaCATTTTAGTGTTTCAattttggattttaaaataACGAACAAACTTTCTGCATATTGTTATGGAACTCAATAATTTTGCTCCTCTTGCACATCGCAAGTTTGGAATCTACTGAATTGGCtgttattttttccttctttatatGATTGAGTTGCCGAGAGTGGTTCAGAAATTCAAAGCAGCTACCTTCATTTCACACTTGGGATTACTTTAATTTGAttcattacaaatttacaatcagataaaataatgacaaattacatgaacagagagagagagagagagagagagagagagaacacatTTTAAGCACCTCCTTAATAACAGCTCTTACAAGCATTAGGGGGATCCCAAAACATGAAGAAAGACTTGGCATGCCAACAACTTGCTGCTGCAATTTTAGAAGTGCGTGTTTAGGCAGAGAAAGTGGTTTGCTACATTTAGGTAAAGGCAGTAAGCAAAATCAGAGTAAGAGAAAAGCAACATTACTTGCACATCCTTTTTTAGATAGCAGTCAGAAGTTGCAACAGCTTGCATCAGCCTTTTGAACCATCTGCAAGCACTGAACAAATAAGGACTCATCAGCCTTATATGGATGTAAAAAAATCCTTAACAATCATATTCCTTACCCCAATTAAGTTCGTTCCTAAGGATATTACATTGGCAGAACTCCTTCCCCTTCACCTTTACCCATGTCATGCAATCGACGATCTGACAAGAAGCAaatcaataaatgaaaaaaaaataattaaatccacaaatggaaaaagaaaacacgAGAAAGGGAGCCCAATCATCATTTGTCAAGTTCAGCAATTAGccaatttgaaaagaaaaaaattgcatGTTGGAAGACCTTCTCTCTTTGCTTGGAGATTCGGAAATTTTGACACGCACTTGTTATGTCGTTATGCAAACCCAACgagaacattaaaaaaaaaaaacagaagaatAATAGTTAGACAAAGCATACCAACCAGATCTGGTTGCAGCAAGCAATAGGAGTGATGGGATCTCTTCAATGCCACCATTCAACATTCAAAGCACCTTTGGATCTGAGCCAAAACAAACTTATCTTTGGATTTATTACTCCGTTTCTATGCCTTTAATGTATTTGCCATTAATTGCAACGCAAGGGATATTGTCAGCTATCTTGCTCCACTCTCCTC
Encoded here:
- the LOC122299673 gene encoding transcription initiation factor TFIID subunit 7-like isoform X2, with product MPNISIRFKGQGIGERLDLLLSESENASSSEDKSLDLTFSEDGRSGTFVIANDHFPASLLDLPSVVESYKTYDDSVLIKTADIGQMIMVREAGDPAPDMVEYRHGLTPPMRDARKRRFRREPDLNPELVQRVLKDLVKISAGSTADNVDAETAEREEDGDGNARDVSKIPAPAPVAKANAPEAGTNAGQNDRSDSDESDDSI
- the LOC122299673 gene encoding transcription initiation factor TFIID subunit 7-like isoform X1; its protein translation is MEEQFILRVPPSIAERLDLLLSESENASSSEDKSLDLTFSEDGRSGTFVIANDHFPASLLDLPSVVESYKTYDDSVLIKTADIGQMIMVREAGDPAPDMVEYRHGLTPPMRDARKRRFRREPDLNPELVQRVLKDLVKISAGSTADNVDAETAEREEDGDGNARDVSKIPAPAPVAKANAPEAGTNAGQNDRSDSDESDDSI
- the LOC122299673 gene encoding transcription initiation factor TFIID subunit 7-like isoform X3, yielding MEEQFILRVPPSIAERLDLLLSESENASSSEDKSLDLTFSEDGRSGTFVIANDHFPASLLDLPSVVESYKTYDDSVLIKTADIGQMIMVREAGDPAPDMVEYRHGLTPPMRDARKRRFRREPDLNVLNKSLQSFANKHNRKIVMEKKEKRKNNLCYHFGIWTIILRNMALFHLLSCNCKVSFIEKERLL